From Hydractinia symbiolongicarpus strain clone_291-10 chromosome 11, HSymV2.1, whole genome shotgun sequence, the proteins below share one genomic window:
- the LOC130614332 gene encoding protein phosphatase 1 regulatory subunit 32-like, with translation MGPLPFGPASKHLLTSNGPDYNHTRFYVTEYSINHGMEDFSPKPGKSVGTGYKSNFRPGIYYNRKLDEIDNPEMGNTLAENYTSSNKLHFNSPESSGNVDFPNHRNVFKSGFVRNVPKTLPSFERVRNACYDPTNSKNTKAPRSLLYHVKNKDPIEQENDYFGPAFLSTENDARFVGQTNQRMDTSKKSVGPKEGSGFTHAYNHEPITYRPTECFDGSQSVKHNWRPTGYSVMKKSFQPCKYVNGKESFKILSKRAERDTGYSREIKANPAYIECANETYTKLDDLHPSRHRIIKKNDPAEYLNMIYASKYPSTTRATFQGLQMNSVNEERNTMVLGRKEESGFTENNCQFVDQPDLPDRFDTHYKLRFYDKNPTTSAILKKSNCLLPQLSNGFTKSTKVHSERGATTRQLHPYVARSIAARDPYYVQNEAAKTSVSRF, from the exons ATGGGTCCGCTACCTTTCGGACCAGCATCGAAACATTTGCTGACATCTAATGGTCCAGATTACAACCATACCCGTTTCTACGTGACCGAATATTCAATAAACCATGGCATGGAAGACTTTTCACCAAAACCTGGTAAATCTGTCGGGACTGGGTACAAGAGTAATTTTAGGCCTGGAATTTACTATAACAGAAAGCTCGATGAAATAGATAATCCGGAAATGGG AAATACGCTGGCAGAAAACTACACGTCatcgaataaacttcatttcaattCCCCTGAATCATCTGGTAATGTCGACTTCCCAAACCATAGGAATGTTTTTAAGAGTGGTTTTGTTAGAAATGTGCCGAAAACGTTACCGTCTTTCGAAAGAGTACGAAATGCTTGTTACGACCCTACTAATAGTAAAAACACAAAAGCACCTCGCTCTTTGCTCTACCACGTCAAAAACAAAGACCCAATTGAACAGGAAAATGATTATTTTGGACCGGCTTTTTTGTCAACTGAAAACGATGCTCGGTTTGTTGGTCAAacaaatcaaagaatggatacATCGAAAAAGAGTGTAGGACCTAAAGAAGGTTCAGGGTTCACGCATGCGTACAATCACGAGCCAATAACATATCGTCCAACAGAATGTTTCGATGGTTCCCAGTCTGTCAAGCATAACTGGAGACCAACAGGCTATTCAGTCATGAAGAAATCTTTTCAGCCTTGCAAATATGTTAATGGGAAAGAATCATtcaaaattttgtcaaaaagagCTGAGAGGGATACAGGCTATTCACGTGAGATCAAGGCTAATCCGGCCTATATTGAATGCGCAAACGAGACCTACACTAAACTCGATGACTTACATCCGTCGCGGCATagaattataaagaaaaatgacCCTGCAGAATATCTTAATATGATTTATGCGAGCAAATACCCAAGCACAACCCGAGCTACATTTCAGGGCTTGCAGATGAACTCTGTTAACGAAGAGAGAAATACGATGGTGTTAGGACGAAAAGAAGAAAGCGGGTTCACAGAGAATAATTGTCAATTTGTTGACCAGCCCGATTTACCTGATCGATTTGACACACACTATAAGCTCCGATTTTATGATAAGAATCCAACAACAAGCgccattttaaaaaagagtaaCTGTCTGTTGCCTCAACTAAGTAACGGATTCACGAAGAGCACGAAAGTCCATAGTGAACGTGGTGCGACTACGCGACAATTACATCCTTACGTTGCAAGAAGTATCGCAGCACGTGACCCGTACTATGTTCAGAATGAGGCTGCTAAAACCAGTGTAtctcgtttttaa
- the LOC130614392 gene encoding protein phosphatase 1 regulatory subunit 32-like codes for MGPLPIGRLNKHVGASYGPDNNIMKFYITEYSSKTGRDGFQPRYGHHVGTGYKSNFRPGVYYSRKLDELDNPVMGRIVSGNYQSLTHKHYQPSKGSNGKDELPSHVSILSNGFVKDQHRTVPSYREAHSVFANPESNSLRTKPPILHTLGNKCPIEKENNNNGPAFFSTENHSQFVKKDQIVDTASKTVGPKEDSGFTRSKNLEPVTFRPDECHDGMLPPWWRPTGSSVMRRDYKGFQNPDGSEKLQGILPNADRENGFTRYIRPTAAHTANKNQVYTNLEDLKNPDAIGAIKKSNPAEYINLMYPSQFPSVSGALYRGKQLHEPNLADNLGKLTIGEKEDTGYTENNKCYTQKPRSGDDFNTIYENGYYDKNKYFPISYDKVRDDHVGEPKEDGYTKSEKLHLNAFGETIEKQRYFQELHPYVNRSLKARDPFYAEKIYDHKKKSLITA; via the exons ATGGGACCACTACCAATTGGACGACTCAACAAACATGTTGGTGCAAGCTATGGACCTGACAACAACATTATGAAGTTTTATATAACAGAGTACTCTAGTAAGACTGGCCGTGATGGATTTCAACCACGCTATGGTCACCATGTTGGCACAGGATACAAAAGTAATTTCCGACCAGGTGTTTATTATAGTCGTAAATTAGATGAGCTTGACAATCCAGTCATGGG CCGCATTGTCAGTGGTAACTACCAATCATTAACACATAAACATTACCAACCTTCAAAAGGAAGTAATGGCAAAGATGAATTGCCAAGCCATGTTTCAATTCTTTCCAATGGTTTTGTAAAAGACCAACATCGCACTGTTCCTTCATATAGAGAAGCACACTCTGTTTTTGCTAATCCGGAATCCAATTCACTGCGTACGAAGCCTCCAATATTACACACGCTTGGTAATAAATGTCCAATCgagaaagaaaacaataacaatgGGCCTGCATTTTTTTCTACGGAGAATCATTCCCAATTCGTTAAAAAAGATCAAATTGTTGATACCGCTTCAAAAACTGTTGGTCCTAAAGAAGACTCTGGATTTACAAGGTCTAAAAACTTGGAGCCTGTGACATTCCGACCAGATGAATGTCATGATGGGATGCTCCCGCCATGGTGGCGACCAACTGGAAGCAGCGTAATGAGAAGAGACTACAAGGGTTTTCAAAATCCGGATGGATCTGAAAAGTTGCAAGGCATTCTTCCAAATGCGGACCGAGAGAATGGTTTCACGAGATATATTAGACCAACTGCAGCTCACACTGCTAATAAGAACCAG GTATATACAAATCTTGAAGATCTAAAAAATCCTGACGCAATTGGAGCAATTAAAAAGTCGAATCCTGCCGAATACATTAACTTGATGTATCCAAGTCAATTTCCAAG tGTAAGTGGAGCTTTATATCGAGGTAAACAACTTCACGAACCAAACCTAGCTGATAATCTCGGAAAACTCACAATCGGCGAAAAAGAAGACACGGGTTATActgaaaataataaatgttataCACAAAAACCTCGCAGCGGAGACGACTTCAACACCATCTACGAAAATGGTTACTACGACAAGAATAAATATTTCCCAATAAGTTATGATAAAGTACGCGATGATCACGTGGGCGAGCCTAAAGAAGATGGCTACACTAAAAGTGAGAAATTACATTTAAACGCGTTTGGTGAAACAATCGAAAAACAACGTTACTTTCAAGAACTTCACCCGTATGTTAACCGCAGTTTAAAAGCGAGAGATCCATTTTATGCGGAGAAGATTTACGATCATAAAAAGAAAAGCTTGATTACAGCTTAA